A single window of Corythoichthys intestinalis isolate RoL2023-P3 chromosome 21, ASM3026506v1, whole genome shotgun sequence DNA harbors:
- the LOC130909896 gene encoding uncharacterized protein LOC130909896, which produces MGDECDSAVNGERNEWNEIERMYGDLEAQILSGIDKNKVKKEQEKHRSVFVKLRQDELFKGSTKPWTMEKLAVSLQQKERDLMDEKTQLKEERQTATWRQRGKLDKLILEKEKERRSVHNFATVATALNALRPKVNNDDYTEAKERCGAVMGIYPNLPVTTTQPNAPHMIMPITQPPPYAAPGIMASIVPLGGQLVMDVEGEGDRVPQYAVNFIEQAVNVERRNRGGVTPGVAGNSPSPRASSGVTVTPKRLGGEHLGKDKVKDKALKQVDGTCVNQCREDEKDMLNLAMTKVRREQQESVQKDLVSEKECDEECKEQRGQDRRLLAIVNNNELQRSRERQSAELHGGYDLRSGKTAPLGQRYELLALRDVTAMMDKMPPLHQGGKMWLSKFLALMSGQTCTLGDIRQMLAGGCSLVQLQAIEEAAGTTDLGRETPLPRVAGQLFEQIKLYFPQPTYLAPTMFPYDVKMSPPQHYAACVENWIEITGKHPASSPESEVLFRTAIVDGLPAEVKKQLKSDPDILVCAEGRFKRHLLHHCRMHAETQSKVDSETEALSKQLLKLQLAKMYGEAKQNKTQQKRETQMLQGPAVMGRGRAPFRGRCGGRGRGAPPPGGRPQYSPSSCFICGAYDHWARECPQYRQQARPMGGAQRPVQHMAPPQAQGTAPSGGHPWQAQRTAPSGSLESNGLAEPIFQVTVAGQTIHMMVDTGATYSSINTNLPPAALSKKTTTLVGFSGQPQTLPFTKPLDTTIKKTGQRFWHAYIHSLGTPINLMGRDLLATLQAQILCGPQGQQIRFPDGKILHCQQSLGQDGQWLMAPLPATSETATIYWTLLNPETPFGGGVYSTYLLWKPWICSLAPYHPPVDPLHCTLFYDRKDDDVYRDLFEEIDGKEWQLSSSCILIGKEGVAAATDLTPEQLPWFKMAQDGYPHISLAVAPGHEARQLGPMVRRLLEETQWVKTNIPDLWWAETENAYKIQQVMKDEGRVEMVLLSRLHGRELLDHEQASAMLETMPDTLWSQGPFDVGYCHSVTPIKLSIDETQIVRRPQYRWPQEADQGMEDTLRGLWDAGVLELSSSTWNTPLHPVRKADGVTWRMVHDLRPVNDVTVTPVLPVPDSHRILASLDPTYQFFTVINLANAYFCLPLSPDVRHVFAFSYGGVKLQYKRLPEGFKNSPGIFNQVLKELLTPCVMPEGTVLLQYAADLLIGAKTDHACLAATGTVLRWLGQLGFKVSKKKLQCCRQKVTFLGRIVSPSGLAMSPEHRNSILRHPRPNTVKEMLSFLGLCGYSRNYIPNFVDKTGILRGLVKEQGTRNLKSQLDWTAEASNAFVSLVQELAYAAALATPNYTVPFHLDVSISRATANGILYQKVKNGRAVLMYCSVSLDNIEQRQPDCSRYAAGLAKILQKIAHAVMGHPLYVLTDHAVLAFVESAAFTLTPLRQTRLLKILTAPNVNYVHTGVNMTDQVLVGPHECALMIKPLVKIRPDLYAEPLDHGRILFTDGCCWRDKQGNLHAAAAVVEWQDCHFTTIKTQQMSTHPSAQAAEILALILALESVQCEAATIYSDSAYATSAAHIDLLGWMKNGFVTAKGTEIAHKDLMVRLSEAIKAPAEVAIVKVPGHSKSDTLVAQGNNAVDAAAKAAAGYHVEQGMMMSRGPIEIDGNPPDAVLLEPLDLPALIDLQNSAIPEQKSVWLTAGAFKLPDNLWVGPNGRPVLPDGKLLQDTLLEAHTPSHIAPHSMLAKLMMW; this is translated from the coding sequence atgggggatgAATGTGACAGTGCTGTGAATGGTGAGAGGAATGAATGGAATGAGATTGAAAGGATGTATGGTGATTTGGAAGCTCAAATTTTGAGTGGAATTgataaaaataaagtaaaaaaggaGCAGGAAAAACACCGCTCAGTTTTTGTTAAACTGCGCCAGGATGAATTGTTTAAAGGTTCCACGAAACCGTGGACAATGGAGAAATTGGCTGTGTCACTCCAACAGAAGGAGAGAGATTTGATGGATGAGAAAACTCAATTGAAAGAGGAAAGACAAACCGCCACATGGCGACAGCGTGGTAAATTGGACAAACTCAttttagaaaaagaaaaagagaggcGAAGTGTTCACAACTTCGCTACTGTGGCAACCGCTCTTAATGCATTGCGCCCTAAAGTAAATAATGACGATTATACAGAGGCAAAAGAGAGATGTGGAGCGGTGATGGGAATTTATCCTAACTTGCCTGTCACCACTACTCAACCTAATGCCCCACACATGATTATGCCAATTACCCAACCTCCGCCATATGCGGCGCCAGGCATAATGGCATCTATTGTTCCATTGGGTGGACAGCTGGTTATGGATGTGGAAGGTGAAGGTGACAGGGTTCCCCAGTATGCTGTTAATTTTATTGAACAAGCTGTGAATGTGGAAAGACGTAATCGTGGTGGAGTGACGCCAGGGGTGGCAGGTAACAGTCCTTCGCCTCGGGCGTCGAGTGGAGTCACTGTTACTCCCAAAAGGTTGGGAGGAGAGCATTTGGGTAAAGATAAGGTAAAAGATAAGGCGTTAAAGCAGGTAGATGGAACGTGTGTAAATCAATGTAGAGAAGACGAGAAAGACATGTTGAATTTGGCAATGACTAAGGTTAGAAGAGAACAACAAGAGAGTGTGCAAAAGGACTTGGTAAGCGAAAAGGAATGTGATGAGGAATGTAAAGAGCAGAGAGGACAGGATAGAAGATTGCTGGCTATTGTGAACAATAATGAGTTACAGAGAAGTAGAGAGAGACAGAGTGCTGAGCTTCATGGTGGCTATGATTTAAGGAGTGGTAAAACGGCCCCATTGGGTCAGCGGTATGAATTGCTAGCGTTGAGAGATGTGACTGCAATGATGGATAAAATGCCTCCGTTACATCAAGGAGGAAAAATGTGGTTGTCTAAATTTTTGGCGTTGATGAGTGGACAGACATGTACATTGGGAGATATTAGACAGATGCTGGCTGGCGGCTGTTCATTGGTCCAACTCCAGGCTATTGAGGAAGCAGCGGGAACTACTGATTTGGGGAGGGAGACGCCTCTCCCTCGCGTTGCTGGTCAGTTGTTTGAACAGATTAAGTTGTATTTTCCACAGCCTacttatttggcaccgactatGTTCCCATATGATGTTAAGATGTCTCCCCCACAACATTATGCAGCATGTGTTGAAAATTGGATTGAGATCACGGGAAAGCATCCCGCCTCGTCCCCTGAGTCAGAAGTTTTGTTCAGAACTGCAATAGTGGATGGCTTACCCGCGGAAGTTAAAAAGCAGTTGAAAAGTGATCCAGATATTTTGGTTTGTGCTGAAGGCAGATTTAAACGTCACTTGTTACATCATTGTCGCATGCATGCGGAGACACAGAGTAAAGTGGATAGTGAGACTGAAGCTTTGTCTAAACAATTGCTTAAACTACAATTGGCTAAGATGTATGGGGAAGCAAAACAGAACAAAACGCAGCAGAAAAGAGAGACACAGATGTTGCAGGGACCGGCTGTGATGGGGAGGGGCCGTGCGCCTTTCCGGGGCAGATGCGGGGGGCGTGGAAGAGGAGCTCCACCCCCGGGGGGAAGGCCCCAATACTCTCCCAGCTCATGTTTCATTTGTGGCGCATACGATCATTGGGCACGGGAATGCCCACAATATCGACAACAAGCCCGCCCTATGGGAGGAGCCCAAAGGCCAGTGCAGCACATGGCACCGCCTCAGGCTCAAGGAACAGCGCCATCTGGTGGCCATCCATGGCAGGCTCAAAGAACAGCACCATCTGGAAGCCTGGAAAGCAATGGCCTGGCAGAGCCCATCTTTCAAGTTACAGTGGCTGGACAAACAATACACATGATGGTGGACACGGGGGCAACCTACTCATCTATTAATACCAACTTACCTCCAGCCGCACTCTCAAAGAAGACCACTACTCTGGTCGGCTTCTCGGGACAACCCCAGACTCTGCCTTTTACCAAACCACTGGACACGACTATCAAGAAAACCGGACAAAGGTTCTGGCATGCCTACATACACTCATTGGGAACTCCCATCAACCTCATGGGACGTGACTTACTGGCTACCTTACAAGCTCAAATCCTGTGCGGACCACAGGGGCAACAAATACGATTCCCAGATGGAAAAATACTACATTGTCAACAATCCTTGGGACAAGACGGACAGTGGTTGATGGCACCATTACCTGCCACATCTGAGACAGCAACAATTTACTGGACTCTCTTAAATCCAGAGACTCCCTTTGGAGGAGGAGTGTACTCGACCTATCTCCTGTGGAAGCCTTGGATTTGCTCACTGGCACCCTACCATCCTCCAGTCGATCCCTTGCATTGTACGTTGTTTTACGACAGGAAGGATGATGATGTGTATAGGGATTTATTTGAGGAAATTGATGGCAAGGAGTGGCAGTTGTCGTCATCATGTATACTGATTGGAAAGGAAGGTGTTGCAGCAGCCACAGATTTGACCCCAGAACAGTTGCCATGGTTTAAGATGGCACAGGATGGCTATCCCCACATTTCGCTGGCTGTGGCCCCCGGGCACGAAGCCAGACAGTTGGGGCCGATGGTTAGGCGTCTTTTGGAGGAAACACagtgggttaaaacaaacattCCAGACTTGTGGTGGGCTGAAACAGAAAATGCTTATAAAATACAGCAGGTTATGAAGGATGAAGGGAGAGTGGAAATGGTTTTGTTATCCCGCCTCCATGGCAGGGAACTCTTGGACCATGAACAAGCCTCAGCCATGCTCGAAACAATGCCTGACACACTCTGGTCACAGGGACCATTTGATGTTGGCTATTGCCACTCCGTGACCCCAATTAAATTGTCCATAGATGAGACTCAGATTGTAAGGAGACCGCAATACAGGTGGCCGCAGGAAGCTGATCAAGGTATGGAAGACACTTTAAGGGGTTTGTGGGACGCCGGTGTCTTGGAGTTGTCTAGCTCCACGTGGAATACACCTTTGCACCCGGTTAGGAAGGCTGATGGAGTCACATGGAGAATGGTACATGATCTCAGGCCAGTGAATGATGTCACGGTGACACCTGTATTGCCGGTACCAGACTCGCATCGTATCCTAGCCAGTTTGGACCCCACGTATCAATTTTTTACAGTGATAAATTTAGCCAATGCATATTTCTGTCTTCCACTCTCGCCTGATGTCCGCCATGTTTTCGCATTTTCATATGGAGGAGTGAAGTTACAGTACAAGCGGCTACCAGAGGGATTCAAAAACTCACCAGGTATTTTTAACCAGGTGTTGAAGGAACTACTGACACCATGTGTTATGCCGGAAGGCACTGTATTGTTGCAATATGCGGCCGATTTGCTGATTGGTGCTAAGACTGATCACGCTTGTTTGGCGGCAACTGGAACTGTTCTGCGTTGGTTAGGTCAGCTTGGTTTCAAGGTCTCTAAGAAGAAGTTGCAGTGTTGTAGGCAGAAGGTGACTTTTTTGGGAAGAATAGTTTCTCCATCAGGCTTAGCCATGTCACCTGAACACAGAAACTCCATCCTACGCCACCCTCGCCCCAACACGGTCAAGGAAATGTTGTCTTTCCTAGGACTGTGTGGCTATAGCCGCAATTATATTCCCAACTTTGTTGACAAAACGGGAATTTTGCGAGGCCTAGTGAAAGAACAAGGAACTCGAAACTTGAAGTCTCAGCTTGACTGGACCGCGGAGGCAAGCAATGCTTTTGTCTCCTTGGTTCAGGAATTGGCCTATGCAGCAGCATTGGCCACCCCTAACTATACAGTTCCCTTCCATTTAGATGTTTCAATATCTAGGGCTACTGCAAATGGCATTCTCTATCAGAAGGTCAAGAATGGTCGTGCAGTCTTGATGTACTGCAGTGTATCTCTGGATAACATTGAACAAAGACAGCCGGATTGTTCTCGGTACGCTGCCGGATTGGCCAAAATTCTTCAAAAGATAGCGCATGCGGTCATGGGACACCCACTGTATGTACTCACTGACCATGCGGTATTGGCATTTGTTGAGTCAGCAGCTTTCACTCTAACACCACTGAGACAGACCAggcttttgaaaattttgaccGCCCCTAACGTCAACTATGTACACACTGGAGTGAACATGACTGACCAGGTTCTGGTCGGCCCACATGAATGTGCACTTATGATCAAGCCACTGGTCAAGATCAGACCGGATCTATATGCGGAGCCCTTGGATCATGGTCGGATTTTGTTCACAGATGGGTGTTGCTGGAGAGACAAGCAGGGTAACCTACACGCTGCCGCTGCAGTGGTGGAATGGCAAGACTGCCACTTCACCACTATTAAAACCCAGCAGATGTCAACTCACCCATCAGCTCAGGCAGCCGAGATACTGGCACTTATTTTGGCCTTGGAATCTGTCCAGTGCGAGGCAGCCACCATCTACTCTGACTCGGCGTATGCAACATCCGCCGCTCACATTGACTTGCTGGGCTGGATGAAAAATGGTTTCGTTACTGCTAAAGGAACCGAGATTGCTCACAAAGATCTGATGGTTCGCCTAAGTGAGGCCATTAAGGCCCCAGCAGAAGTCGCCATTGTAAAGGTACCAGGCCACTCTAAATCAGATACACTTGTGGCCCAAGGCAATAACGCTGTAGACGCGGCTGCTAAGGCGGCGGCTGGATACCATGTTGAACAGGGAATGATGATGTCCCGCGGCCCAATAGAAATTGATGGCAACCCCCCTGATGCGGTTCTGCTTGAACCGCTAGATTTGCCAGCGTTAATTGACCTTCAGAATTCAGCCATCCCTGAGCAAAAATCGGTTTGGCTCACGGCAGGTGCTTTTAAATTGCCTGACAACCTTTGGGTCGGTCCAAATGGCCGACCAGTTCTCCCTGATGGCAAGTTGTTACAGGACACCTTGCTCGAGGCCCACACGCCGTCGCATATTGCCCCGCACTCCATGCTAGCCAAACTTATGATGTGGTGA